One Polaribacter sp. SA4-12 genomic window carries:
- a CDS encoding aminoacyl-histidine dipeptidase, which produces MSEAVRNLEPKIVWKHFADLNAVPRPSKKEERVIQFMVDFGKSLNLDTLVDKVGNVIITKPATKGLEDRQTVVLQSHLDMVHQKNSDTVFDFDKEGIKMVIEGDWVTADGTTLGADNGLGVAAIMAILSSDDLQHPNIEALFTIDEETGMTGAMGLEGGILKGDILLNLDTEEDDEIGMGCAGGVDVTATRNYNEEEVPENSTAFSINVKGLNGGHSGMDIIKELGNANKIMNRVLFDGFTNFGLRISEINGGSLRNAIPRESFATVTIDTISKEAFLFETGLLINNLKEEFSTKEPNLTVEIIEIASPEKVMELGVQEGLIKSIYAAHNGVYRMSPDITDLVETSNNIARVIVKDGHIKIGCLTRSSSESNKSDLANSLKSAFELSGFDVDLSGEYPGWQPNVNSAILDVVANLYKELHGEKAHVAACHAGLECGILGQNYPEMDMVSFGPTILGAHSPDERACISSTQKFWKFLVEILKNIPKK; this is translated from the coding sequence ATGAGTGAAGCAGTAAGAAATTTAGAGCCTAAAATTGTTTGGAAACACTTTGCAGATTTAAATGCAGTTCCTCGTCCTTCAAAAAAAGAAGAACGTGTAATTCAATTTATGGTAGATTTTGGTAAAAGTCTAAACCTAGATACTTTAGTAGATAAAGTTGGTAATGTAATTATCACAAAACCAGCAACAAAAGGTCTAGAAGACAGACAAACAGTTGTTTTACAGAGTCATTTAGATATGGTTCATCAAAAAAATTCTGATACCGTTTTCGATTTTGATAAAGAAGGAATCAAAATGGTTATTGAAGGTGATTGGGTTACTGCTGATGGAACCACTTTAGGTGCTGATAATGGTTTAGGAGTTGCTGCAATTATGGCAATTTTATCTTCTGATGATTTACAACACCCAAATATTGAAGCACTTTTTACTATTGATGAAGAAACTGGTATGACTGGTGCAATGGGTTTAGAAGGCGGAATTTTAAAAGGTGATATTCTTTTAAATTTAGATACTGAAGAAGATGACGAAATAGGAATGGGTTGTGCTGGTGGCGTAGATGTTACAGCTACTAGAAATTATAACGAAGAAGAAGTTCCTGAAAATTCTACAGCATTTTCTATTAATGTTAAAGGATTAAATGGTGGACATTCTGGAATGGACATTATTAAAGAATTAGGAAATGCAAACAAAATTATGAACCGTGTATTATTCGATGGTTTTACTAATTTTGGTTTAAGAATTTCTGAAATAAATGGAGGTAGTTTACGTAACGCAATTCCTCGTGAAAGTTTTGCTACTGTAACTATTGACACAATTTCTAAGGAAGCTTTTCTTTTTGAAACAGGTTTACTTATCAACAATTTAAAAGAAGAGTTCTCAACAAAAGAACCTAACTTAACTGTTGAAATTATAGAAATAGCATCACCAGAAAAAGTGATGGAATTAGGTGTACAAGAAGGCTTAATTAAATCTATTTATGCTGCTCACAATGGCGTGTATAGAATGAGTCCTGATATTACTGATTTGGTAGAAACATCTAACAATATTGCTAGAGTAATTGTAAAAGACGGACATATAAAAATTGGATGTTTAACGCGTTCTTCATCTGAAAGCAACAAATCTGATTTAGCAAATTCTTTAAAATCAGCTTTTGAATTATCTGGTTTTGATGTTGATTTATCAGGAGAATATCCTGGTTGGCAACCCAATGTAAATTCAGCAATTTTAGATGTAGTTGCTAATTTATATAAAGAATTACATGGCGAAAAAGCACATGTTGCCGCTTGTCATGCTGGTTTAGAATGTGGAATTTTAGGACAAAATTACCCAGAAATGGATATGGTTTCTTTTGGACCAACTATTTTAGGAGCACACTCTCCAGATGAAAGAGCTTGTATCTCATCAACACAAAAATTCTGGAAGTTTTTAGTAGAAATTTTAAAGAACATTCCAAAGAAATAG
- a CDS encoding ParA family protein — MGKIIAIANQKGGVGKTTTSINLAASLGVLEKKVLLIDADPQANASSGLGIDVESVEFGTYQVLEHSISAREAIVKTESPNVDIIPAHIDLVAIEIELVDKQDREYMLKKSLEEIKDDYDYIIIDCAPSLGLITLNSLVAADSVIIPIQCEYFALEGLGKLLNTVKSIQNIHNAELDIEGLLLTMFDSRLRLSNQVVDEVRKHFSSMVFDTIIRRNTRLGEAPSYGESIIAYDATSKGAVNYLNLAQELLKKNS; from the coding sequence ATGGGTAAAATAATTGCAATTGCAAATCAAAAAGGTGGTGTTGGCAAAACAACAACAAGCATTAATTTAGCTGCTTCATTAGGTGTTCTAGAGAAAAAAGTTTTATTAATTGATGCAGATCCACAAGCTAACGCATCTTCTGGTTTAGGCATTGATGTTGAGTCTGTAGAATTTGGTACTTACCAAGTTTTAGAACATTCCATCTCTGCAAGAGAAGCAATTGTAAAAACTGAATCTCCTAATGTAGATATTATTCCTGCACACATAGACTTAGTAGCAATTGAAATAGAATTGGTAGACAAACAGGATAGAGAATATATGTTAAAAAAATCTTTAGAAGAAATTAAAGATGATTACGACTATATTATAATTGACTGCGCACCTTCTTTAGGTTTAATTACTTTAAACTCTTTAGTTGCTGCAGATTCTGTAATTATACCTATTCAATGCGAATATTTTGCTTTAGAAGGTTTAGGAAAACTACTAAATACTGTTAAAAGTATACAAAACATTCATAACGCTGAATTAGATATAGAAGGTTTATTACTAACGATGTTTGATTCCCGCTTACGCCTTTCTAATCAAGTAGTTGACGAAGTTAGAAAACACTTTTCTAGTATGGTTTTTGATACGATAATTAGAAGAAATACACGTTTAGGTGAAGCACCAAGTTATGGTGAAAGTATTATTGCATACGATGCAACGAGTAAAGGTGCTGTAAATTACTTAAATTTGGCCCAAGAATTATTAAAAAAGAATTCGTAA
- a CDS encoding ParB/RepB/Spo0J family partition protein has product MAKATKKQALGRGLSALLQESSSVISASDKNADKVVGSIIEIELDLIDVNPYQPRTYFDEESLRELASSIRELGVIQPITVRKIDKDKFQLVSGERRFRASKLIGNKTVPAYIRLANDQEMLEMALVENIQRKNLDPIEVALSYQRLIDEIQLTQEELSTRVGKKRSTVTNYLRLLKLDPILQTGMRDGFISMGHGRAMINVENTEDQLAIYEKILREKLSVRQTEDLVKSLKSATVVKPKKKQVPAFIKSSIKDISEYFGHKIDVSVSTNGKGKISIPFHSEEDFNRIKNLLK; this is encoded by the coding sequence ATGGCAAAAGCAACCAAGAAACAAGCTTTAGGAAGAGGATTATCTGCTTTATTGCAAGAATCATCTAGCGTTATTTCTGCATCTGATAAAAATGCAGATAAAGTTGTTGGAAGTATTATAGAAATAGAGTTAGACTTAATTGATGTAAATCCTTATCAACCAAGAACTTATTTTGATGAAGAATCTTTAAGAGAATTAGCAAGCTCAATTAGAGAATTAGGTGTAATTCAACCAATTACAGTTAGAAAAATAGACAAAGATAAGTTTCAATTAGTTTCTGGTGAACGTCGTTTTAGAGCATCAAAATTAATAGGAAACAAAACTGTACCTGCTTATATTAGGCTTGCCAACGACCAAGAAATGCTAGAAATGGCCTTGGTTGAAAACATTCAGCGTAAAAACTTAGATCCTATTGAGGTTGCATTATCTTATCAACGTTTAATTGATGAAATTCAGCTAACTCAAGAAGAATTAAGTACCAGAGTTGGTAAAAAACGTTCTACTGTAACTAATTATTTACGTTTGTTAAAATTAGATCCAATTTTACAAACTGGTATGAGAGATGGTTTTATTTCTATGGGACATGGTCGTGCAATGATTAATGTTGAAAACACAGAAGATCAATTAGCTATTTACGAGAAAATTTTACGAGAAAAATTATCTGTAAGACAAACAGAAGATTTAGTAAAGAGCTTAAAATCTGCTACAGTTGTTAAACCAAAGAAAAAACAAGTTCCTGCTTTTATAAAAAGTAGTATCAAAGACATAAGCGAATACTTTGGTCATAAAATAGACGTTAGTGTTAGTACAAATGGTAAAGGAAAAATTTCAATTCCTTTTCATTCTGAAGAAGATTTTAACCGAATAAAAAACTTATTAAAATAA
- a CDS encoding DUF5683 domain-containing protein, which produces MFLKNIIFILFFTFFSATIVAQKDSVNVKDIQIKGDIKIEKGGVYDPLAPSRAAFYSAIFPGMGQVYNKKYWKAPIVWGAMGTSIYYYLDNNKEYKRYRTAYKLRKNNLIDEFTVDGVEIISIETLERAQKQLQENRDMSLLTTVILYVLQIVEASVNAHLLQFNTDDNLSFKPTFINDPIYVEAPKVGLTIKYNF; this is translated from the coding sequence GTGTTTTTAAAAAATATCATATTTATTTTATTCTTTACATTTTTCTCTGCTACCATTGTTGCTCAGAAAGATTCTGTAAACGTAAAAGATATCCAAATTAAAGGAGATATTAAAATTGAAAAAGGTGGCGTTTACGATCCTTTAGCTCCATCTAGAGCTGCATTTTATTCTGCTATTTTCCCTGGAATGGGACAAGTTTACAATAAAAAATATTGGAAAGCTCCTATTGTTTGGGGAGCAATGGGTACTAGTATTTACTATTATTTAGACAATAATAAAGAATACAAAAGGTACAGAACTGCATACAAACTAAGAAAAAACAATTTAATAGACGAGTTTACTGTTGATGGTGTAGAAATAATATCAATAGAAACTTTAGAAAGAGCTCAAAAACAATTACAAGAAAATAGAGACATGTCTTTATTGACAACTGTAATTTTATACGTTCTACAAATTGTAGAAGCAAGTGTTAATGCACATTTACTACAGTTTAACACAGATGATAATTTATCATTTAAACCTACTTTTATTAACGACCCAATTTATGTTGAGGCTCCTAAAGTAGGTCTAACAATTAAATATAATTTTTAA
- the dapB gene encoding 4-hydroxy-tetrahydrodipicolinate reductase — MKIALLGYGRMGKEIEKIALSRGHEIVIRKDVDDVIDITLADVAIDFSVPSSAFNNITNCINNNVPIISGTTGWLDKYDDAVALCKEKNSAFIYASNYSLGVNIFFELNKQLAKMMSSLEDYNISMEEIHHTKKLDAPSGTAITLAEGIIENSAKNDWELGDKASEENIPIVAKRIPEVPGTHTVWYDSEVDSIEIKHTAHSRKGFALGAVVAAEWIIGKKGVFTMKDVLNIR; from the coding sequence ATGAAGATTGCACTATTAGGATATGGAAGAATGGGTAAAGAAATTGAAAAAATTGCTTTATCACGTGGACATGAAATAGTAATTAGAAAAGACGTAGATGATGTAATAGATATTACTTTAGCAGATGTTGCTATAGATTTTAGTGTACCATCTTCAGCTTTTAATAATATTACAAACTGTATAAACAATAATGTTCCTATTATTTCTGGAACTACAGGTTGGTTAGACAAATATGACGATGCAGTTGCACTTTGTAAAGAAAAAAATAGCGCTTTTATTTATGCTTCAAACTACAGTTTGGGTGTCAATATTTTCTTTGAGCTAAACAAACAATTAGCAAAAATGATGAGTTCTTTAGAAGATTATAATATTTCTATGGAAGAAATTCATCACACAAAAAAATTAGATGCTCCAAGTGGAACAGCAATTACATTAGCGGAAGGAATTATTGAAAATTCTGCTAAAAACGATTGGGAATTAGGAGATAAAGCATCTGAAGAAAATATACCTATTGTTGCAAAAAGGATTCCTGAAGTTCCTGGTACACATACTGTTTGGTATGATTCTGAAGTTGATTCTATAGAAATTAAACATACAGCACACAGCAGAAAAGGATTTGCTTTAGGTGCGGTTGTTGCTGCAGAATGGATTATTGGAAAAAAAGGCGTTTTTACAATGAAAGACGTGTTAAACATCCGTTAA
- the lepB gene encoding signal peptidase I, which produces MTFTQWFIFFLAVQVIHFLGTWKLYVKAGRKAWEAAIPVYNGIVLMKIINRPKWWIFLLFIPVVNLLMFPILWIETIRTFGFYKKLDSFLVIVTLGFYIYYINYATDTDYNADRSLKPRSELGEWISSIAFAIVAATLVHTYFMQPFTIPSSSLEKSLLIGDYLFVSKFHYGARVPSTVIAAPMVHDSLPFTGTASYLKKPQLPYTRLPGLQKIKNNDIVCFNWPADTLATMWGDTSGKFTYKPVDKKTNYVKRSVGIAGDSLEMKDGYFYINGKKNVLPDRAKLQFYYTYEAKKPISQSTYPKFLLKKGRTGVYKILTKYWNDSRVQKSITENGRLSKIGSDSLYTEVAGGINPDFARKFKMINVDTKININLTEEEAARLQKLPLTASVIKVNHGADNAIFPHVEKLGWSQDNFGPIYIPEAGVTVKLDSESLPFYEQIIKNYENNDLQVVGENIYINGEKADSYTFKQDYFYLIGDNRHNSLDGRYWGYVPFDHVLGKPVMIWFSWDADAASFVEKIKSIRWDRMFTTVHGEGKPVSYRYFVLALIGLYIGYSFYKGKKNKK; this is translated from the coding sequence ATGACATTTACACAATGGTTTATCTTTTTTTTAGCAGTACAAGTAATTCATTTTTTAGGAACTTGGAAACTATATGTAAAAGCAGGTAGAAAAGCTTGGGAAGCTGCAATTCCTGTTTATAACGGAATTGTTTTAATGAAAATAATAAATCGCCCTAAATGGTGGATTTTCCTATTATTTATTCCAGTTGTAAACCTATTAATGTTCCCTATACTTTGGATTGAAACTATTAGAACTTTTGGTTTTTATAAAAAGTTAGATTCTTTTTTAGTAATTGTAACTTTAGGTTTCTATATATATTATATTAATTACGCTACAGATACAGATTACAATGCTGACAGAAGTTTAAAACCTCGTTCTGAATTAGGTGAATGGATAAGCTCTATTGCTTTTGCAATTGTTGCAGCAACTTTGGTGCATACTTACTTTATGCAGCCTTTTACGATACCTTCTTCTTCTTTAGAAAAATCTTTATTGATTGGGGATTATTTATTCGTAAGTAAATTTCATTACGGAGCAAGAGTTCCATCAACAGTAATTGCTGCACCAATGGTTCATGATTCTTTACCATTTACAGGAACAGCTTCTTATTTAAAAAAACCACAACTTCCATATACACGTTTACCTGGTTTACAGAAAATTAAAAACAATGATATTGTTTGTTTTAATTGGCCAGCTGATACCTTAGCAACAATGTGGGGAGATACTTCTGGTAAATTCACCTACAAACCTGTTGATAAAAAAACCAACTATGTAAAACGTTCTGTTGGTATTGCTGGAGATTCTTTAGAAATGAAAGATGGGTATTTCTACATAAATGGAAAAAAGAATGTTTTACCAGATAGAGCAAAGCTGCAATTTTATTATACGTATGAAGCTAAAAAACCTATCAGTCAAAGTACATATCCAAAATTTTTACTTAAAAAAGGAAGAACTGGAGTTTATAAAATTTTAACGAAATATTGGAACGATAGTAGAGTTCAAAAATCAATTACAGAAAACGGTCGCTTATCTAAAATTGGTTCAGATTCTTTATATACTGAAGTTGCAGGAGGAATAAATCCTGATTTTGCAAGGAAATTTAAAATGATTAATGTTGATACTAAAATAAACATCAACTTAACAGAAGAAGAAGCTGCACGTTTACAAAAACTACCTTTAACTGCTTCTGTTATAAAAGTAAATCACGGAGCAGATAATGCTATTTTTCCTCATGTAGAAAAGTTAGGTTGGAGTCAAGATAACTTTGGTCCAATTTATATTCCTGAAGCGGGAGTTACTGTAAAATTAGACTCAGAATCTTTACCATTTTATGAGCAAATCATTAAAAATTATGAAAATAATGATTTACAAGTTGTTGGAGAAAACATCTATATTAATGGTGAAAAAGCAGATTCTTACACTTTTAAGCAAGATTACTTTTACTTAATTGGAGATAATAGACACAACTCTTTAGATGGTCGTTATTGGGGATATGTGCCTTTCGATCATGTTTTAGGAAAACCAGTGATGATTTGGTTTAGTTGGGATGCTGATGCAGCTTCTTTTGTGGAAAAAATAAAATCTATTCGTTGGGACAGAATGTTTACAACGGTACATGGTGAAGGAAAACCTGTTTCTTATAGATACTTCGTCTTAGCTTTAATCGGTTTATATATTGGTTATAGTTTTTATAAAGGAAAAAAAAATAAGAAATAG
- a CDS encoding WbqC family protein, giving the protein MSLFIPSYFGPISEYSEILKSETVVFEMEDNFQKQSYRNRCYIYNSNGKQLLNIPVKDKNKGTTQRKKTKDLLVDNDANWQDQHLKSLQTAYRTSPFYEFYEDDLLSIFKKKYTFLQDVNIDTYLFLTDALQISQQFSKTEEYIVETNEKDFRLLSDIKNKPTKLVDNYIQMFDDKHGFIPNLSILDLLFMEGPNTISYL; this is encoded by the coding sequence ATGTCATTATTTATTCCTAGTTATTTTGGACCTATTTCTGAATATTCTGAAATTTTAAAATCTGAAACAGTCGTTTTTGAAATGGAAGATAATTTTCAGAAACAAAGTTATAGAAATAGATGCTACATTTATAATTCTAACGGAAAACAGTTATTAAACATTCCTGTAAAGGATAAAAACAAAGGAACTACTCAACGTAAAAAAACAAAAGACTTATTGGTCGATAATGATGCTAATTGGCAAGATCAGCATTTAAAATCGTTACAAACAGCATATAGAACTTCACCTTTTTATGAGTTTTACGAAGATGATTTACTTTCAATCTTTAAAAAGAAATATACTTTTTTACAAGATGTAAATATTGACACCTATTTATTTTTAACAGATGCTTTACAAATATCTCAACAGTTTTCTAAAACTGAAGAATATATTGTAGAGACCAATGAAAAAGACTTCAGGTTACTTTCTGACATAAAAAATAAGCCTACAAAATTAGTCGATAATTACATTCAAATGTTTGATGACAAACATGGCTTTATTCCTAATTTATCTATTTTAGACCTACTTTTTATGGAAGGTCCTAACACTATTAGCTATTTATAG
- a CDS encoding Crp/Fnr family transcriptional regulator produces the protein MKLIIDFINKINPIPKKSSDKLLSLFRLKKLKKGDSIAKLGEVPNDFYILKHGVIRSFYTDEKGKEYIRHLFTTSKVTGALGALVLDKPSRLSYDCLLDSEVYAINFKEFKCLIEQDPAICRLYTSVLEVIFLTLESKIYDLSVLNATERYLKLKKQNPNIENLIPQYHIASYLNITPVQLSRIRKELYSK, from the coding sequence ATGAAACTTATTATCGACTTTATTAACAAAATAAATCCTATCCCTAAAAAGTCTAGCGATAAATTGTTGTCTTTATTTAGATTAAAAAAATTAAAAAAAGGTGACAGCATTGCTAAGTTAGGAGAAGTTCCGAATGATTTTTACATCTTAAAACATGGAGTTATTAGATCATTTTATACAGATGAAAAAGGAAAAGAATACATAAGACACCTTTTTACAACTTCTAAAGTTACAGGTGCTTTAGGAGCGCTTGTACTTGATAAACCATCAAGATTATCTTATGATTGTTTATTAGATAGCGAAGTATATGCTATTAATTTTAAAGAGTTTAAATGTTTAATAGAACAAGACCCAGCAATATGTCGTCTATATACATCTGTATTAGAGGTTATCTTTTTAACATTAGAATCTAAAATTTATGATTTATCTGTTTTAAATGCAACTGAAAGATATTTAAAGCTAAAAAAACAGAACCCTAATATAGAAAATTTAATTCCACAATATCATATAGCATCCTACTTAAACATAACTCCTGTTCAGCTAAGTAGAATTAGAAAGGAACTTTATTCAAAATAA
- a CDS encoding DUF6122 family protein, with protein MTVDFIIHYGLHFVAPLFIAYFFFKKNWKIVYLIFICSMLVDLDHLLATPIFDKNRCSINFHPLHSYVAIGFYTVGLFFKKTRILCFALLFHMVTDYVDCYL; from the coding sequence ATGACTGTTGACTTTATTATACATTATGGGCTACATTTTGTAGCACCGCTTTTTATAGCTTACTTTTTCTTTAAGAAAAATTGGAAAATTGTTTACTTGATTTTCATCTGTTCTATGTTAGTAGATTTAGATCATTTATTAGCGACCCCAATTTTTGACAAAAATAGGTGCAGCATCAACTTTCATCCTTTGCATTCTTATGTTGCAATCGGTTTTTATACAGTTGGCTTATTTTTTAAGAAAACAAGAATTTTATGTTTTGCACTGTTATTTCATATGGTAACAGACTACGTAGATTGTTATCTATAA
- a CDS encoding lipopolysaccharide biosynthesis protein, protein MGIILKQSFKNTIFIFLGFGLGGINTLFLYPNFLDDKYYGLVIYLLSTSNLLMPLIAFGTHHAIVKFYSSYKTKEEKDRFLSSLVFLPLLIALPFAFFFNFFYEEIGDYLASEENIIIKDYTYVIYLAAVTCAYFEVFYAWAKVQFQSVFGNILREIWNRAIIMILLFAVYFKFITETEFISYLIASYFLRMFVMMFYALKLYIPKFTFSRPNNFKEIIRFSGYIILAGSAGAILLDIDKYMIPGKESLATAAYYTVAVFIGSFIEAPSRAMLNILQPLTSKTLNEENHKEVASLYKKSSINLLLISGLFFLLVNTNVAQLFELLPPKYSGGGAVIVVLMISLLKLYSGFLGNNGAIINNSKFYKITLPISISMALSVYFLNKLFYYELDMGTEGLALATMIVIFAANTFKLFFVNRKFSITPFTEKSLMMILIIAVLYLGFNFWDFPISDIYIWKFPIHPIINIALKSILILVIYIFLVLKLKISNEFDSLLKKYYR, encoded by the coding sequence ATGGGAATTATTTTAAAGCAATCGTTTAAGAATACAATTTTTATTTTTTTAGGTTTTGGTCTTGGAGGCATTAACACATTATTTCTATATCCCAATTTTCTTGATGATAAATATTATGGTTTAGTAATTTATTTGCTGTCTACATCAAATTTATTAATGCCACTAATTGCTTTTGGAACTCATCATGCAATTGTTAAGTTTTATTCAAGCTATAAAACTAAAGAAGAAAAAGACCGATTTTTGTCTTCTTTAGTTTTTCTGCCATTACTAATAGCGTTGCCATTTGCTTTTTTCTTTAACTTTTTTTATGAAGAAATAGGTGATTACTTAGCATCAGAAGAAAACATAATTATAAAAGATTATACATATGTAATTTATTTAGCTGCTGTTACTTGTGCTTATTTTGAGGTCTTTTATGCATGGGCTAAGGTTCAATTTCAATCTGTGTTTGGAAATATTTTAAGAGAAATATGGAATAGAGCAATTATAATGATTTTATTATTTGCTGTATATTTTAAGTTTATTACAGAAACTGAATTTATTAGCTATTTAATCGCATCTTATTTTTTAAGAATGTTTGTTATGATGTTTTATGCATTAAAATTATATATACCAAAATTCACCTTTTCTAGACCTAATAATTTTAAAGAAATTATCCGTTTTTCTGGATATATTATTTTGGCAGGAAGTGCGGGAGCTATTCTTTTAGATATAGATAAATATATGATTCCAGGGAAGGAGTCTTTAGCTACAGCTGCATATTATACAGTAGCCGTTTTTATAGGTTCTTTTATTGAAGCACCAAGTAGAGCAATGTTAAATATTTTACAACCTTTAACTTCTAAAACCTTAAATGAAGAAAATCATAAAGAAGTAGCTTCTTTGTATAAAAAGAGTTCTATTAATTTATTATTAATAAGTGGTTTGTTTTTTTTATTAGTAAATACAAATGTAGCTCAGTTATTTGAATTGTTGCCTCCAAAATACTCGGGAGGAGGAGCAGTAATTGTTGTGTTAATGATATCTTTATTAAAACTTTATAGTGGTTTCTTAGGGAACAATGGAGCGATAATTAATAATTCTAAGTTTTATAAAATAACGTTGCCTATTAGTATTTCTATGGCATTATCTGTGTATTTTTTAAATAAACTTTTCTATTATGAGTTAGATATGGGAACTGAAGGTTTAGCGTTAGCAACTATGATTGTAATATTTGCTGCGAATACTTTTAAGTTGTTTTTTGTGAATAGAAAGTTTTCTATAACTCCTTTTACAGAGAAATCTTTGATGATGATTTTAATTATTGCTGTTTTATATCTTGGTTTTAATTTTTGGGATTTTCCTATAAGTGATATTTATATCTGGAAATTTCCAATTCATCCAATAATTAATATCGCTTTAAAAAGTATCTTAATTTTGGTTATTTATATCTTCTTAGTACTGAAATTGAAGATTTCTAATGAGTTTGATTCACTTTTAAAGAAGTATTATAGATAA
- a CDS encoding glycosyltransferase family 4 protein codes for MKVLIITYYWPPAGGSGVQRWLKFVKYLKEFGIEPVVYTVDNANYPKEDATLLNEIPKNIEILKQPIWEPTDILFLKKNKPQKSGISNVSNSGLLSFIRGNFFIPDPKIFWIKPSVKYLQEYLDSNKIDTIISTGPPHSMHLIAHKLHQKNNIKWIADFRDPWSDLYYNKDFNQLSFAKNKNKRLEESVLKNADCVLTVSNSLKEEFAKTGSRVEVITNGFDDEVLTGNSIKLDNKFTISYIGLLPKQSNPKVLFKVLNELCTKNEDLKNDLKLNFIGDISDEVKAEITNNQLNENTRFVGYVNHKEAIEYQKKAQVLLLLIPNIEKSKGILTGKLFEYLTAKRPILAIGPEEGDLSEILKETNAGVVVDFDNEEKLASEILKLYHQYKEGSLKVNSNHIEKYHRKQLTKKLAFIIKSLHS; via the coding sequence TTGAAAGTATTAATAATTACATATTATTGGCCACCTGCAGGAGGTTCTGGAGTTCAACGTTGGTTGAAGTTTGTAAAGTATTTAAAAGAATTCGGAATAGAACCTGTTGTTTATACAGTTGATAATGCTAATTATCCAAAAGAAGATGCTACTTTACTTAATGAAATTCCAAAAAACATAGAAATTTTAAAACAACCTATTTGGGAACCAACAGACATCCTTTTTTTGAAGAAAAATAAACCACAGAAAAGTGGAATTTCTAATGTTAGTAATAGTGGTTTGTTATCTTTTATTAGAGGGAATTTCTTTATTCCTGATCCTAAAATATTTTGGATAAAACCATCTGTAAAATACTTGCAAGAATATTTAGATTCAAATAAAATTGATACTATTATTTCTACAGGTCCGCCTCACAGTATGCATTTAATTGCTCATAAATTACATCAGAAAAATAATATAAAATGGATTGCAGATTTTAGAGACCCTTGGTCGGATTTGTATTATAATAAAGATTTTAATCAACTTTCATTTGCTAAGAATAAGAATAAAAGATTAGAAGAATCAGTTTTAAAAAATGCAGATTGTGTTTTAACCGTTAGCAATTCGTTAAAAGAAGAATTCGCTAAAACGGGAAGTAGAGTAGAAGTGATAACCAATGGTTTTGACGATGAGGTTCTTACCGGAAATAGTATCAAATTAGATAATAAGTTCACGATTTCTTATATTGGTTTATTGCCAAAACAAAGTAATCCGAAAGTTTTATTTAAAGTTTTAAATGAACTTTGTACTAAGAATGAAGATTTAAAAAATGATTTAAAATTAAATTTTATTGGTGATATTTCTGATGAAGTTAAAGCTGAAATCACTAATAATCAACTAAATGAGAATACCCGTTTTGTTGGTTATGTAAATCATAAAGAAGCAATAGAATATCAAAAAAAAGCCCAAGTATTGTTATTGTTAATTCCGAATATAGAAAAATCAAAAGGAATTTTAACAGGGAAATTATTTGAGTATTTAACTGCAAAAAGACCCATTTTAGCAATTGGTCCAGAAGAAGGCGATTTATCTGAAATCTTAAAAGAGACAAATGCTGGAGTTGTTGTAGATTTTGATAATGAAGAAAAATTAGCATCAGAAATTCTAAAATTGTATCATCAATATAAAGAAGGAAGTTTAAAAGTGAATTCTAATCATATCGAAAAATATCATAGAAAGCAATTAACTAAAAAATTGGCGTTCATTATTAAAAGTTTACATTCGTAA